Proteins found in one Methylobacterium sp. CB376 genomic segment:
- a CDS encoding ATP-binding cassette domain-containing protein, giving the protein MTVTALRRLDEAALSPAPPRRAPAPASAGLAVGLRGLAKSFDGRPVLRGLDLAIPAGQFVAVVGRSGCGKSTLLRLVLGLEAPSAGEVTLEAGPREARDPRRLRRIMFQEPRLLPWARVLDNVAVGLGEEGARRARRARPAAALAEVGLSDKAGQWPATLSGGQRQRVALARALVGRPGLLALDEPLGALDALTRIGMQDLIERIWQLQGFTALLVTHDVAEAVALADRILVVEAGVIALDLPVTVPRPRRRGDPALAALEGRILEHLLGGAVPA; this is encoded by the coding sequence ATGACCGTCACCGCCCTGCGCCGGCTCGACGAGGCGGCCCTCTCCCCGGCGCCCCCGCGCCGCGCCCCCGCACCCGCCTCGGCGGGCCTCGCCGTCGGGCTGCGCGGCCTCGCCAAGTCCTTCGACGGGAGGCCGGTCCTGCGCGGCCTCGACCTCGCGATCCCGGCCGGCCAGTTCGTGGCGGTGGTCGGGCGCTCCGGCTGCGGCAAGAGCACCCTGCTGCGCCTCGTCCTCGGCCTGGAGGCGCCGAGCGCGGGCGAGGTCACCCTGGAGGCCGGCCCGCGCGAGGCGCGGGATCCGCGCCGGCTGCGCCGGATCATGTTCCAGGAGCCGCGCCTGCTGCCCTGGGCGCGGGTGCTCGACAACGTCGCGGTCGGCCTCGGCGAGGAGGGCGCCCGGCGGGCGCGCCGGGCGCGCCCCGCGGCCGCCCTCGCGGAGGTCGGCCTGTCGGACAAGGCCGGCCAATGGCCCGCGACGCTCTCGGGCGGGCAGCGCCAGCGCGTGGCGCTCGCCCGCGCCCTGGTCGGCCGCCCGGGACTCCTCGCCCTCGACGAGCCTCTCGGCGCCCTCGATGCCCTCACCCGCATCGGCATGCAGGACCTGATCGAGCGGATCTGGCAGCTTCAGGGCTTCACGGCGCTGCTGGTCACCCACGACGTCGCCGAGGCGGTGGCGCTCGCCGACCGCATCCTGGTGGTGGAGGCGGGCGTGATCGCCCTCGACCTCCCCGTGACGGTGCCGCGCCCGCGCCGCCGCGGCGACCCGGCCCTCGCCGCCCTGGAAGGCCGCATCCTGGAGCACCTGCTCGGCGGGGCGGTCCCGGCCTGA
- the ssuC gene encoding aliphatic sulfonate ABC transporter permease SsuC, producing the protein MRAGAPAPARGGLPAGVLAPAAARLTPWLLPVLILVGWQAASSLGLVSTRFMPAPLDVAAVGWRLGRTGELWTNLWVSFLRAAAGFLVGGGIGFALGLANGLSRAADRLTDTTVQMIRNVPHLSLIPLVILWFGIGEEAKLFLVALGVFFPIYANTLHGIRAVDPQLIEMGRVYGLSPASLFLRVVLPGALPSIFVGLRYALGIMWLTLIVAETISASSGLGYMAMQAREFMLVDVVVLAILIYALLGKVADVLTRRLERLCLSWNPAYRAA; encoded by the coding sequence GTGAGGGCCGGCGCGCCCGCGCCCGCGCGCGGCGGCCTCCCGGCGGGCGTCCTCGCCCCGGCCGCCGCGCGCCTGACGCCCTGGCTCCTGCCCGTCCTGATCCTGGTCGGCTGGCAGGCCGCGAGTTCCCTCGGCCTGGTCTCGACCCGGTTCATGCCGGCGCCCCTCGACGTGGCGGCGGTGGGCTGGCGGCTCGGCCGCACGGGCGAATTGTGGACGAACCTGTGGGTGAGCTTCCTGCGCGCGGCGGCGGGCTTCCTGGTCGGCGGCGGCATCGGCTTCGCGCTCGGCCTCGCCAACGGCCTGTCGCGGGCCGCCGACCGGCTCACCGACACGACCGTGCAGATGATCCGCAACGTGCCGCACCTGTCGCTGATCCCCCTCGTCATCCTGTGGTTCGGCATCGGCGAGGAGGCGAAGCTGTTCCTGGTGGCGCTCGGCGTGTTCTTCCCGATCTACGCCAACACGCTGCACGGCATCCGCGCCGTCGACCCGCAGCTGATCGAGATGGGGCGGGTCTACGGCCTGTCGCCGGCCAGCCTGTTCCTGCGCGTGGTGCTGCCGGGGGCGCTGCCGTCGATCTTCGTCGGCCTGCGCTACGCGCTCGGCATCATGTGGCTGACCCTCATCGTGGCCGAGACCATCTCGGCCTCGTCCGGGCTCGGCTACATGGCGATGCAGGCCCGCGAGTTCATGCTGGTCGACGTCGTGGTGCTGGCGATCCTGATCTACGCCCTGCTCGGCAAGGTGGCGGACGTGCTGACGCGCCGGCTCGAGCGGCTCTGCCTGTCCTGGAACCCGGCCTACCGGGCCGCCTGA
- the msuE gene encoding FMN reductase: MTRPKLVGFSANLQRPSKTRALVEAIAEETAARAAVEVRLYDLVDAGPGLGAAWTRDQLPLPARRIIDAIEQADALVVGSPVYKGAYTGLFKHVFDLVDPAALANKPVAIAATGGGARHALVVEHSFRPLLGFFAALAVPSAVYASDPDFQDGVLVAPAIRARVGEAAGQLAALLHQGAGTALLHQGAVAAHLGQSAGAAQPPATRAGAGR, encoded by the coding sequence ATGACGCGTCCGAAACTCGTCGGCTTCAGCGCCAACCTGCAGCGCCCCTCCAAGACCCGCGCCCTCGTCGAGGCCATCGCCGAGGAGACCGCCGCCCGCGCGGCCGTCGAGGTCCGCCTCTACGACCTCGTCGATGCGGGGCCGGGGCTCGGCGCGGCCTGGACGCGCGACCAGCTGCCGCTGCCGGCCCGCCGGATCATCGACGCGATCGAGCAGGCGGACGCCCTCGTGGTCGGCTCGCCGGTCTACAAGGGCGCCTATACGGGCTTGTTCAAGCACGTCTTCGACCTCGTCGACCCAGCCGCGCTGGCGAACAAGCCGGTCGCCATCGCGGCGACGGGCGGGGGCGCGCGCCACGCCCTGGTGGTGGAGCATTCCTTCCGGCCGCTCCTCGGCTTCTTCGCGGCGCTGGCGGTACCGAGCGCGGTCTACGCCTCCGACCCCGACTTCCAGGACGGCGTCCTCGTCGCGCCGGCGATCCGCGCGCGGGTCGGCGAGGCGGCCGGCCAGCTCGCGGCGCTCCTGCACCAAGGCGCCGGGACGGCGCTCCTGCACCAAGGCGCCGTAGCGGCGCATCTCGGCCAAAGCGCCGGGGCGGCGCAGCCGCCCGCCACCCGCGCCGGGGCGGGCCGGTGA
- a CDS encoding marine proteobacterial sortase target protein, protein MLLTPLPAARARAPRADARPTAWSTARPTSWPTSWPTSWPTSWPTARPTSWPTAWPAALRRALALSAPVLLGLLAWLGGLDGARAAPGGGALLLRGPAREAAPVEAPRLRTDIAVTVSGATARATLTQVFRNTTDQWVEGTYVFPLPEDAAVDTMTLVVGDRVIAGEIRAREAARTAYEAARETGRAAALTEQERPNLFTTSVANIGPGETVLVQIAFQQPVRLSGGTHALRLPLVVAPRYSPAPGLLQPAAEGPARDPVPDRARIAPPVLDPAVHGPVNPVTLTVTLRAGFPLGTVESATHAIRVEETGPDSRRVTLADGPVPADRDFALTWRAAPSAAPAVGLFRERVGEDEYLLAVVTPPEGRAPARRPREVTFVIDNSGSMAGASMRQAKASLLVALDRLGPADRFNVIRFDDTMDLLFPAPVPADEAHRDAARRFVAALEARGGTEMLPPLRAALADPHPEEGDRVRQIVFLTDGAIGNEEQIFSAISAGRGRSRLFMIGIGSAPNGHLMTHAAELGGGSYTAIGTIDQVAERTAELLAKLESPVVTDLAAAFSEPGVEATPRLLPDLYRGEPVVLAARLREATGTLTLRGRIGEAPWQQVLTLAEAREGSGISKLWARAKIGEAETARLTGRMSAEAADAAILRLALAHRLTTRLTSLVALDVTPRRPPGVALTAADLPLNLPAGWDFSALFGGEGRMPRARRAEAPVPRAAQEGRGVDLPQTGTDAPALLWLGLVLAGLGAGLLGRGAGSRRPA, encoded by the coding sequence ATGCTGCTCACGCCCCTCCCGGCGGCGCGCGCCCGCGCGCCGCGCGCCGACGCTCGGCCGACCGCATGGTCGACCGCTCGGCCGACCTCTTGGCCGACCTCTTGGCCGACCTCTTGGCCGACCTCTTGGCCGACCGCTCGGCCGACCTCTTGGCCGACCGCTTGGCCGGCCGCCCTGCGCCGGGCGCTCGCCCTCTCGGCGCCCGTCCTCCTCGGCCTGCTCGCCTGGCTCGGCGGCCTCGACGGCGCCCGCGCCGCACCGGGCGGCGGAGCGCTGCTGCTGCGCGGCCCGGCCCGCGAGGCCGCGCCGGTCGAGGCGCCGCGCCTGCGGACCGACATCGCCGTGACGGTGAGTGGCGCCACCGCCCGCGCCACGCTCACCCAGGTCTTCCGCAACACCACCGACCAGTGGGTCGAGGGCACCTACGTCTTCCCGCTGCCGGAGGACGCCGCCGTCGACACGATGACGCTCGTCGTCGGCGATCGCGTCATCGCGGGGGAGATCCGCGCGCGCGAGGCCGCCCGCACCGCCTACGAGGCCGCGCGCGAGACCGGCCGCGCCGCCGCCCTCACCGAGCAGGAGCGCCCGAACCTGTTCACCACCAGCGTGGCCAATATCGGCCCCGGCGAGACCGTGCTGGTGCAGATCGCGTTCCAGCAGCCGGTGCGGCTGTCGGGCGGCACCCACGCCCTGCGCCTGCCCCTGGTCGTCGCGCCCCGCTACAGCCCGGCGCCCGGCTTGCTCCAGCCGGCCGCCGAGGGGCCGGCGCGCGACCCGGTGCCCGACCGGGCGCGGATCGCCCCGCCGGTCCTCGATCCGGCCGTGCACGGGCCCGTCAACCCGGTGACGCTCACCGTCACCCTGCGGGCCGGCTTCCCCCTCGGGACGGTGGAGAGCGCCACCCACGCGATCCGCGTCGAGGAGACCGGCCCCGACAGCCGCCGGGTGACCCTCGCGGACGGCCCCGTGCCGGCGGACCGCGACTTCGCGCTGACCTGGCGCGCCGCTCCCAGCGCCGCGCCCGCGGTCGGGCTCTTCCGCGAGCGGGTCGGGGAGGACGAGTACCTGCTCGCCGTGGTGACGCCGCCCGAGGGGCGGGCGCCGGCGCGGCGGCCCCGCGAGGTCACCTTCGTGATCGACAATTCCGGCTCCATGGCCGGCGCCTCGATGCGGCAGGCCAAGGCGAGCCTGCTCGTGGCCCTCGACCGGCTCGGCCCGGCCGACCGCTTCAACGTGATCCGCTTCGACGACACCATGGACCTGCTCTTCCCGGCCCCGGTCCCGGCCGACGAGGCGCATCGCGACGCCGCCCGCCGCTTCGTGGCGGCCCTGGAGGCGCGGGGCGGGACCGAGATGCTGCCGCCCCTGCGGGCCGCCCTCGCCGACCCGCATCCCGAGGAGGGCGACCGCGTGCGCCAGATCGTGTTCCTGACCGACGGCGCGATCGGCAACGAGGAGCAGATCTTCTCCGCGATCAGCGCCGGGCGGGGCCGCTCGCGCCTGTTCATGATCGGCATCGGCTCGGCCCCGAACGGGCACCTGATGACCCACGCGGCGGAACTCGGCGGCGGCAGCTACACGGCGATCGGCACGATCGACCAGGTGGCGGAGCGCACGGCCGAGCTGCTCGCCAAGCTGGAGAGCCCGGTCGTCACCGACCTCGCGGCCGCCTTCTCGGAGCCCGGCGTCGAGGCGACCCCGCGCCTCCTGCCCGACCTCTACCGGGGCGAGCCGGTGGTCCTCGCCGCCCGCCTGCGGGAGGCGACCGGCACGCTGACCCTGCGCGGGCGGATCGGCGAGGCGCCCTGGCAGCAGGTGCTGACCCTCGCCGAGGCGCGGGAGGGCAGCGGCATCTCGAAGCTCTGGGCGCGGGCGAAGATCGGCGAGGCCGAGACCGCCCGCCTCACCGGCCGCATGAGCGCCGAGGCCGCCGACGCCGCGATCCTGCGGCTCGCCCTGGCGCACCGGCTGACGACCCGGCTCACCAGCCTCGTCGCCCTCGACGTCACCCCGCGGCGACCGCCGGGCGTCGCCCTCACGGCCGCCGACCTGCCCCTGAACCTGCCGGCGGGCTGGGACTTTTCGGCTCTGTTCGGCGGCGAGGGGCGGATGCCGCGCGCGCGGCGGGCCGAGGCTCCCGTCCCGCGCGCCGCGCAGGAGGGCCGCGGGGTCGACCTGCCGCAGACCGGGACCGACGCGCCGGCCCTGCTCTGGCTCGGCCTCGTGCTGGCCGGCCTCGGCGCCGGGCTGCTCGGGCGCGGCGCGGGCTCGCGGAGGCCCGCGTGA
- a CDS encoding class GN sortase: MTGRRGPGRAALAALLLAAGLALLGQAGSIRAKGLLAQALLERAFARSLAAGGRPVRPWPWADTVPVARLTLLGRSLVALDASSGQALAFGPGHVPGTPEAGEPGTAVYAAHRDLHFRGLDRLRTGDPVAVTRRDGVRLRFRVTGTRVVRHDASGIDPHAPGRRLVLATCWPLDGATRGPLRLLVEAALIPGE; encoded by the coding sequence GTGACCGGGCGGCGTGGGCCCGGGAGGGCGGCGCTCGCCGCCCTCCTGCTGGCGGCCGGCCTCGCCCTCCTGGGCCAGGCCGGCTCGATCCGGGCCAAGGGCCTCCTCGCCCAGGCGCTGCTGGAGCGGGCCTTCGCGCGGAGCCTCGCCGCGGGGGGCCGGCCGGTGCGGCCCTGGCCCTGGGCCGACACGGTGCCGGTCGCCCGGCTGACCCTCCTCGGCCGCTCCCTGGTCGCCCTCGACGCCAGCAGCGGGCAGGCCCTGGCCTTCGGTCCCGGCCACGTGCCGGGCACGCCTGAGGCCGGCGAGCCCGGCACCGCCGTCTACGCGGCCCATCGCGACCTGCATTTCCGCGGCCTCGACCGGCTGCGGACCGGCGATCCGGTCGCGGTGACGCGCCGGGACGGGGTGCGCCTGCGCTTCCGGGTCACCGGGACCCGGGTGGTGCGCCACGACGCCTCCGGCATCGACCCGCACGCGCCGGGGCGGCGGCTCGTCCTCGCCACCTGCTGGCCCCTCGACGGCGCGACCCGGGGGCCGCTGCGCCTCCTGGTCGAGGCCGCGCTGATCCCCGGGGAATAG
- a CDS encoding helix-turn-helix domain-containing protein, whose amino-acid sequence MGAGDTDLPESESLRVAETVREALARRRMSRQALADAARISLSTLEKALAGRRPFTRATTVRLEEALGVSLRGPAPAARHAPERLGAYSREAVAWLEGRYLTLRPSFGDAAALFAYRTEILWDPEGGRLVFREAERLDAPFAQSGEVSVPNLSGTIYLVTNWQGQVRLAMLGRPTIHGELYGLLTTLHAGRGAQLTPAACPLALLPDRGEVPSGRITPGMPAYAPCRRHLARVCDEGFGVVFPVPG is encoded by the coding sequence ATGGGCGCGGGCGACACGGACCTGCCGGAGAGCGAGAGCCTGCGCGTGGCCGAGACGGTGCGCGAGGCGCTCGCGCGCCGGCGCATGTCGCGACAGGCCCTGGCCGACGCGGCGCGGATCAGCCTCTCGACCCTGGAGAAGGCGCTGGCCGGCCGCCGGCCCTTCACGCGGGCGACGACGGTGCGGCTGGAGGAGGCGCTCGGCGTCTCCCTGCGCGGCCCCGCCCCGGCGGCGCGCCACGCGCCCGAGCGCCTCGGCGCCTATTCGCGCGAGGCGGTGGCCTGGCTGGAAGGCCGCTACCTGACGCTGCGCCCCTCCTTCGGCGACGCGGCCGCGCTCTTCGCCTACCGCACCGAGATCCTGTGGGACCCGGAAGGCGGCCGCCTCGTCTTCCGCGAGGCCGAGCGCCTCGACGCGCCCTTCGCGCAGAGCGGGGAGGTCTCGGTGCCGAACCTCTCGGGCACCATCTACCTCGTCACCAACTGGCAGGGGCAGGTCCGCCTCGCCATGCTGGGCCGCCCGACAATCCACGGGGAGCTCTACGGCCTCCTGACCACTTTGCACGCGGGGCGCGGCGCGCAGCTCACCCCCGCCGCCTGCCCCCTCGCCCTGCTGCCGGATCGCGGCGAGGTGCCCTCCGGGCGCATCACCCCGGGCATGCCGGCCTACGCGCCCTGCCGCCGCCACCTCGCGCGCGTCTGCGACGAGGGGTTCGGGGTGGTCTTCCCGGTGCCGGGGTGA
- a CDS encoding flagellin N-terminal helical domain-containing protein → MTSLLTNSAAMTALTTLKSINAQLDMTSNRVSTGQRVSAASDNAAYWSIATTVRTDNASLGAVKDSLGLSSSAVGTAYNGLNSILSDLQNLRAKLQTATNSGTDRSKVQTEIATLQSKMKATADSSVSSGQNWLSVNSAATNTSYKAVQNVVAGFSRASDGTINFSMININVGQIKLYDTNSTSVTAAATNAQVVGSTSLTGTSGFGSGAGTADFSAINEVSLAISVGGQTGNIVLNSSTMATAAKDLSKVTTDEFLKAINNQISASATLAGKVTAGLDSSGRLTFNSTATGAATTLSVSVGNPSAGKALIDVGFGTTTGVATVAMVQGSAFTNLDLSTGSKAITISDGTTSKTITLDAAAYAALATKTSAGNNAVNATDVAAMINTTLSATTAAKVAASVQGGKLVLTSTDTAGAGSKIIISNADAAFGFTAGTTTGTDVPAGGVVPRTGTGTDAGVTQAQGILDTAMGTYNAQFGGGSYSIANLDISKLVGTNGDADLKNIISAVDKAIAAVTDAGTKLGASKTQIEGQSSFVDTLIKANQATIGTLVDADIEEESTRLKALQTQQQLAVQSLSIANGASQNLMTLFR, encoded by the coding sequence ATGACCAGCCTGCTCACCAACTCCGCGGCGATGACTGCGCTCACCACCCTCAAGTCGATCAATGCCCAGCTCGACATGACCAGCAACCGGGTCTCGACCGGGCAGCGCGTCTCCGCCGCCTCCGACAACGCCGCCTACTGGTCCATCGCCACCACGGTGCGCACCGACAACGCCTCCCTGGGCGCGGTGAAGGACTCGCTCGGCCTCTCCTCCTCGGCCGTCGGCACCGCCTATAACGGCCTCAACAGCATCCTCTCCGACCTGCAGAACCTGCGCGCCAAGCTCCAGACCGCCACCAATTCCGGCACCGACCGCTCCAAGGTCCAGACCGAGATCGCGACCCTGCAGAGCAAGATGAAGGCGACCGCCGATTCCTCGGTCTCCAGCGGGCAGAACTGGCTCTCCGTCAACTCGGCTGCCACGAACACCAGCTACAAAGCCGTCCAGAACGTGGTGGCGGGCTTCTCGCGCGCCAGCGACGGCACGATCAACTTCTCGATGATCAACATCAACGTCGGCCAGATCAAGCTCTACGACACCAACTCGACCAGCGTCACGGCGGCCGCGACCAACGCCCAGGTCGTCGGCTCGACCTCCCTCACCGGCACGAGCGGGTTCGGCTCCGGGGCCGGCACGGCGGATTTCAGCGCCATCAACGAGGTCTCGCTGGCGATCTCCGTGGGCGGCCAGACGGGCAACATCGTGCTCAACTCGTCCACGATGGCGACGGCTGCCAAGGACCTGTCCAAGGTCACGACCGACGAGTTCCTGAAGGCCATCAACAACCAGATCTCCGCCTCCGCGACCCTGGCCGGCAAGGTGACGGCGGGCCTGGATTCCTCGGGCCGGCTGACCTTCAACTCGACCGCGACCGGCGCGGCCACCACCCTGTCGGTCTCCGTCGGCAACCCCTCGGCCGGCAAGGCCCTGATCGACGTCGGCTTCGGCACCACCACGGGCGTCGCCACGGTGGCGATGGTGCAGGGCAGCGCCTTCACCAACCTCGACCTCTCGACGGGCAGCAAGGCCATCACGATCAGCGACGGCACGACCTCGAAGACCATCACGCTGGACGCGGCGGCCTATGCCGCCCTGGCCACCAAGACCTCCGCCGGCAACAATGCCGTCAACGCCACCGACGTGGCGGCGATGATCAACACCACGCTCTCGGCCACGACCGCTGCCAAGGTCGCGGCGTCGGTCCAGGGCGGGAAGCTCGTCCTGACCAGCACCGACACGGCCGGTGCGGGCTCGAAGATCATCATCAGCAACGCGGACGCGGCGTTCGGCTTCACGGCGGGCACCACCACTGGCACGGACGTCCCGGCAGGCGGTGTTGTGCCGCGCACCGGGACCGGCACCGACGCCGGGGTCACCCAGGCGCAGGGCATCCTGGACACCGCGATGGGCACCTACAACGCGCAGTTCGGGGGCGGCTCCTACTCGATCGCCAACCTGGACATCTCGAAGCTGGTGGGCACGAACGGCGACGCGGACCTGAAGAACATCATCTCGGCGGTCGACAAGGCGATCGCGGCGGTGACGGATGCGGGCACGAAGCTCGGCGCGAGCAAGACGCAGATCGAGGGGCAATCCTCGTTCGTGGACACGCTGATCAAGGCCAACCAGGCGACGATCGGGACGCTGGTGGACGCGGACATCGAGGAGGAATCGACGCGGCTGAAGGCGCTGCAGACCCAGCAGCAGCTGGCGGTGCAGTCGCTGAGCATCGCCAACGGGGCGAGCCAGAACCTGATGACGCTGTTCCGCTGA
- a CDS encoding flagellin N-terminal helical domain-containing protein, with amino-acid sequence MTSLLTNSAAMTALTTLKSINIQLDTTSNRVSTGQRVSNAADNAAYWSIATTVRTDNSSLGAVKDSLGLGASTIDTAYNGLNSILTDLQNIRAKLQTATQAGVDRAKVQTEIAALQSKMKATANSSVSSGQNWISVDSSASDYQAIRKIVAGFSRDSAGAINFSYVNVDVGSIKLLDANSSASVTVPATSGQVFGSTSLTGTTAFTGGTADFSAAQTVELTITTETGNATIKLDKAALTTAAKDLTKVTTNEFLSALNNAISASTLTTAGVPSVTAGLDTAGRLTFTRTATGATNTVKVDTTANNTVDIGFGAASVTGSVAKGTNATTTTGKGLLDTSNGTYTAGGGMSGSYSVVNFDISKLVGTNGDTDVANIITMIDQVIGKVTDAGTKLGAAKTQVDGQKTFVDTLMKANTATIGTLVDADIEEESTKLKALQTQQQLAVQSLSIANSSSQNLLSLFR; translated from the coding sequence ATGACCAGCCTGCTCACCAACAGCGCCGCGATGACGGCCCTGACCACCCTCAAGAGCATCAACATCCAGCTCGACACGACCAGCAACCGCGTCTCCACCGGCCAGCGCGTCTCCAACGCTGCCGACAACGCCGCCTATTGGTCGATCGCCACGACGGTCCGCACGGACAACAGCTCGCTCGGCGCGGTGAAGGACTCGCTCGGGCTCGGCGCCTCGACCATCGACACGGCCTATAACGGCCTCAACAGCATCCTCACCGACCTGCAGAACATCCGCGCCAAGCTCCAGACCGCCACCCAGGCGGGCGTCGACCGCGCCAAGGTGCAGACCGAGATCGCGGCGCTCCAGAGCAAGATGAAGGCGACCGCCAACTCGTCGGTGTCGAGCGGCCAGAACTGGATCTCGGTGGATTCGTCGGCGAGCGACTACCAGGCCATCCGCAAGATCGTGGCCGGCTTCTCCCGCGACTCGGCCGGCGCGATCAACTTCTCGTACGTGAACGTCGACGTCGGCAGCATCAAGCTGCTCGACGCCAATTCCAGCGCCAGCGTCACCGTCCCGGCCACGTCGGGTCAGGTCTTCGGCAGCACCTCGCTGACCGGCACGACGGCGTTCACCGGCGGCACGGCCGACTTCTCGGCCGCCCAGACGGTCGAGCTGACGATCACCACCGAGACCGGCAACGCGACCATCAAGCTCGACAAGGCCGCGCTGACCACCGCCGCCAAGGACCTCACCAAGGTCACCACCAACGAGTTCCTCTCGGCGCTCAACAACGCGATCAGCGCCAGCACGCTGACCACCGCGGGCGTGCCGAGCGTCACCGCCGGCCTGGACACCGCGGGCCGCCTGACCTTCACCCGGACCGCGACGGGTGCGACCAATACCGTCAAGGTCGACACGACGGCCAACAACACCGTCGACATCGGCTTCGGCGCCGCCAGCGTCACCGGCTCCGTGGCGAAGGGGACCAACGCGACCACCACGACCGGCAAGGGCCTGCTCGACACCTCGAACGGCACCTACACGGCCGGCGGCGGCATGTCGGGCTCCTACAGCGTCGTGAACTTCGACATCTCCAAGCTCGTCGGCACCAACGGCGACACCGACGTGGCCAACATCATCACCATGATCGATCAGGTGATCGGCAAGGTGACGGACGCGGGCACCAAGCTGGGCGCGGCCAAGACGCAGGTCGACGGCCAGAAGACCTTCGTGGACACCCTGATGAAGGCGAACACCGCGACGATCGGTACGCTGGTGGACGCGGACATCGAGGAGGAATCGACGAAGCTGAAGGCGCTGCAGACGCAGCAGCAGCTGGCGGTGCAGTCGCTGAGCATCGCCAACTCGTCGAGCCAGAACCTGCTGTCGCTGTTCCGCTGA
- a CDS encoding flagellin N-terminal helical domain-containing protein, whose product MTSLLTNSAAMTALTTLKSINTQLDTTSNRVSTGQRVSNAADNAAYWSIATTIRTDNSSLGAVKDSLGLGASTVDTAYNGLNSILTDLQNIRAKLQTATQAGVDRAKVQTEIAALQSKMKATANSSVSSGQNWISVDSSASDYQAIRKIVAGFSRGSNGAINFSYVNVDVGSIKLLDANAGSSVTVAATQAQASGTTSLTGTTAFTGGTADFSAAQTVELTITTETGNATIKLDKAALTTAAKDLTKVTTNEFLSALNNAISASTLTTAGVPSVTASLDSAGRLTFTRSATGATNTLKIDTTANNTVDIGFGAASVTGVVNKGTNATTTTGKGLLDTATGTYTAGGGMSGSYSVANFDISKLVGTNGDTDVANIITMVDQVIGKVTDAGTKLGAAKTQVDGQKTFVDTLMKANSATIGTLVDSDIEEESTKLKALQTQQQLAVQSLSIANSSSQNLLSLFR is encoded by the coding sequence ATGACCAGCCTGCTCACCAACAGCGCCGCGATGACGGCCCTGACCACCCTCAAGAGCATCAACACCCAGCTCGACACGACCAGCAACCGCGTCTCCACCGGCCAGCGCGTCTCCAACGCTGCCGACAACGCCGCCTATTGGTCGATCGCCACCACGATCCGCACGGACAACAGCTCGCTCGGCGCGGTGAAGGACTCGCTCGGGCTCGGCGCCTCGACCGTCGACACGGCCTATAACGGCCTCAACAGCATCCTCACCGACCTGCAGAACATCCGCGCCAAGCTCCAGACCGCCACCCAGGCGGGCGTCGACCGCGCCAAGGTGCAGACCGAGATCGCGGCGCTCCAGAGCAAGATGAAGGCGACCGCCAACTCGTCGGTGTCGAGCGGCCAGAACTGGATCTCGGTGGATTCGTCGGCGAGCGACTACCAGGCCATCCGCAAGATCGTGGCCGGCTTCTCCCGCGGCTCGAACGGCGCGATCAACTTCTCGTACGTGAACGTCGATGTCGGCAGCATCAAGCTGCTCGACGCCAATGCCGGCTCGAGCGTGACAGTGGCGGCGACCCAGGCGCAGGCCTCCGGCACCACCTCGCTGACCGGCACGACGGCGTTCACCGGCGGCACGGCCGACTTCTCGGCCGCCCAGACGGTCGAGCTGACGATCACCACCGAGACCGGCAACGCGACCATCAAGCTCGACAAGGCCGCGCTGACCACCGCCGCCAAGGACCTCACCAAGGTCACCACCAACGAGTTCCTCTCGGCGCTCAACAACGCGATCAGCGCCAGCACGCTGACCACCGCGGGCGTGCCGAGCGTCACCGCCAGCCTGGACTCGGCGGGCCGCCTCACCTTCACCCGGAGCGCGACGGGTGCGACCAACACCCTCAAGATCGACACGACGGCCAACAACACCGTCGACATCGGCTTCGGCGCCGCCAGCGTCACCGGCGTCGTCAACAAGGGGACCAACGCGACCACCACGACCGGCAAGGGCCTGCTCGACACGGCGACCGGTACCTACACGGCCGGCGGCGGCATGTCGGGCTCCTACAGCGTCGCGAATTTCGACATCTCCAAGCTCGTCGGCACCAACGGCGACACCGACGTGGCCAACATCATCACCATGGTCGATCAGGTGATCGGCAAGGTTACGGATGCCGGCACCAAGCTGGGCGCGGCCAAGACGCAGGTCGACGGCCAGAAGACCTTCGTGGACACCCTGATGAAGGCCAACAGCGCGACGATCGGCACGCTGGTGGATTCGGACATCGAGGAGGAGTCGACGAAGCTGAAGGCGCTGCAGACGCAGCAGCAGCTGGCGGTGCAGTCGCTGAGCATCGCCAACTCGTCGAGCCAGAACCTGCTCTCGCTGTTCCGCTGA